One Microbispora sp. ZYX-F-249 DNA segment encodes these proteins:
- the mshB gene encoding N-acetyl-1-D-myo-inositol-2-amino-2-deoxy-alpha-D-glucopyranoside deacetylase, with translation MTDRRLLLVHAHPDDETIGTGATMAKYAAEGAHVTLVTCTLGEEGEVIPAELAHHAADRDDTLGQYRIGELASACKALGVTDHRFLGGAGRWRDSGMMGAATNDRPGCFWQADLDEAAGELVTVIREVRPQVLVTYDENGFYGHPDHIQAHRVAWRAFELAADPAVPGGEPWRIAKFYLTAMPKSVLLRTMETMREADVDFWVPESADDMPGCADEDVTTEIDARPYVEAKLDAMRAHATQIAVDAPWFALSNNVGQQALGVEHFILRAGVPGRPGIGAPPEVGGLGEPYNRETDLFAGIA, from the coding sequence ATGACTGACCGTCGCCTGCTGCTCGTGCACGCCCACCCCGACGACGAGACGATCGGCACCGGGGCGACCATGGCCAAGTACGCCGCCGAGGGCGCGCACGTGACGCTCGTGACCTGCACCCTGGGGGAGGAGGGCGAGGTCATCCCCGCGGAGCTCGCCCACCACGCGGCCGACAGGGACGACACCCTCGGCCAGTACCGCATCGGCGAGCTGGCCTCCGCGTGCAAGGCGCTCGGCGTCACCGATCACCGGTTCCTGGGCGGGGCCGGCCGCTGGCGCGACTCGGGCATGATGGGCGCGGCGACCAACGACCGTCCCGGCTGCTTCTGGCAGGCCGACCTCGACGAGGCCGCGGGCGAGCTGGTCACGGTGATCCGCGAGGTCAGGCCCCAGGTCCTCGTCACCTACGACGAGAACGGCTTCTACGGCCATCCCGACCACATCCAGGCGCACCGCGTCGCCTGGCGGGCCTTCGAGCTGGCCGCTGACCCCGCGGTCCCCGGCGGGGAGCCGTGGCGGATCGCGAAGTTCTACCTCACCGCCATGCCGAAGTCGGTGCTGCTGCGGACCATGGAGACCATGCGCGAGGCCGACGTCGACTTCTGGGTGCCGGAGTCCGCCGACGACATGCCGGGCTGCGCGGACGAGGACGTCACGACGGAGATCGACGCCCGGCCGTACGTCGAGGCCAAGCTCGACGCGATGCGGGCGCACGCGACGCAGATCGCCGTGGACGCGCCGTGGTTCGCGCTGTCCAACAACGTCGGCCAGCAGGCCCTCGGGGTCGAGCACTTCATCCTGCGCGCGGGGGTTCCCGGGCGGCCGGGCATCGGCGCTCCGCCCGAGGTCGGCGGCCTGGGCGAGCCGTACAACCGGGAGACCGACCTGTTCGCCGGCATCGCCTGA
- a CDS encoding DUF6113 family protein, with amino-acid sequence MTQEAQFGAEPPEDVPGPLAGVVTGAAYGVLFLLGVVLGVVGGFQHAWYAGQVPVAAIAWLAVLFAVPYAMGRLMGGKLAALVPAVGWLLVSFLLATPQPAGDLAVAGNSAGYWYLYGGAVAVAAAVVVTRSTGSWLLKSYGRA; translated from the coding sequence ATGACCCAGGAGGCGCAGTTCGGCGCCGAACCCCCCGAGGACGTCCCCGGCCCGCTGGCCGGGGTCGTGACCGGCGCGGCGTACGGCGTGCTCTTCCTGCTGGGCGTCGTGCTCGGCGTCGTCGGCGGCTTCCAGCACGCGTGGTACGCCGGGCAGGTGCCGGTCGCCGCGATCGCCTGGCTGGCGGTGCTGTTCGCCGTGCCGTACGCCATGGGCAGGCTGATGGGCGGCAAGCTGGCCGCGCTCGTCCCCGCCGTCGGCTGGCTCCTCGTGTCGTTCCTGCTGGCCACGCCGCAGCCGGCGGGCGACCTCGCCGTCGCGGGCAACTCGGCCGGCTACTGGTACCTGTACGGCGGGGCCGTCGCCGTCGCGGCGGCCGTGGTCGTCACGCGCTCCACCGGTTCCTGGCTGCTGAAGTCGTACGGCCGCGCGTGA